A portion of the Pseudomonas sp. GR 6-02 genome contains these proteins:
- a CDS encoding phospholipase D family protein, whose protein sequence is MRIRQPLLALLLLASFLGGCTTLHVPREPSQALPATDSAFGRSIQAQAAPHQGQSGFRLLSDSTEAFTARAELIRNAQSSLDLQYYIVHDGISTRILISELLKAADRGVRVRILLDDTTSDGLDQIIATLAVHPKIQIRVFNPLHLGRSTVVTRTMGRLFNLSQQHRRMHNKLWVADNSVAIVGGRNLGDEYFDAEPKLNFTDIDMLSVGPVAEQLGHSFDQYWNSALSKPIEQFLSSRPSARDLRNTRTRLDESLEETRKQNHALYLQLMTYTTHPRMDVWRQELIWAWNKALWDAPSKVLSDGEPDPHLLLTAQLAPELNGVSKELIMISAYVVPGQPGLVYLTGRADAGVSVSLLTNSLEATDVPAVHGGYAPYRKALLEHGVQLFELRRQPGDNGGSGPSLFHRGSSNQSSDSSLHSKAMIFDRQKTFIGSFNFDPRSVLWNTEVGVLVDNPELAERVRELALEGMAPALSYHARLEKGQIVWITEDDGKQHTLTKEPGSWWRHFNSWFSSTIGLEKML, encoded by the coding sequence CTGCCGGCGACCGACTCTGCTTTCGGCCGCTCGATCCAGGCCCAGGCCGCTCCCCACCAGGGTCAGTCGGGCTTCCGCTTGCTATCCGATAGCACCGAGGCCTTCACCGCCCGCGCCGAGCTGATTCGAAATGCCCAAAGCAGCCTCGATTTGCAGTATTACATCGTCCATGACGGCATCAGCACACGGATACTGATCAGCGAGCTGCTCAAAGCCGCCGACCGAGGCGTGCGGGTGCGGATTCTGCTCGACGACACCACCAGCGATGGCCTGGACCAGATCATCGCAACCCTCGCTGTCCATCCGAAGATTCAGATCCGCGTCTTCAACCCGCTGCACCTGGGCCGCAGCACCGTCGTGACGCGTACCATGGGCCGGCTGTTCAACCTGTCGCAGCAACATCGCCGCATGCACAACAAACTGTGGGTGGCGGACAATAGCGTGGCAATCGTGGGCGGGCGCAACCTGGGGGATGAGTATTTCGATGCCGAGCCCAAACTGAATTTCACCGACATCGACATGCTCAGTGTCGGCCCGGTTGCAGAGCAGTTGGGACACAGCTTCGACCAATACTGGAACAGCGCCCTGAGCAAGCCGATCGAGCAGTTTCTCTCAAGCAGGCCGAGCGCCAGGGACCTGAGAAATACCCGGACCCGCCTGGACGAATCCCTGGAAGAAACGCGCAAACAGAACCACGCGCTCTATCTGCAGTTGATGACCTACACCACTCATCCACGCATGGACGTCTGGCGGCAGGAATTGATCTGGGCCTGGAACAAGGCGCTATGGGACGCACCGAGCAAGGTGTTGTCCGACGGAGAACCTGATCCGCACTTGCTGCTGACCGCCCAGTTGGCGCCTGAACTCAACGGGGTCAGCAAAGAGCTGATCATGATCTCGGCCTACGTCGTACCCGGCCAACCGGGACTGGTGTACCTGACCGGTCGCGCCGATGCCGGGGTGTCGGTCAGTTTGCTGACCAACTCACTGGAAGCCACCGATGTTCCCGCCGTGCATGGTGGGTATGCGCCTTATCGCAAAGCCTTGCTGGAGCATGGCGTGCAGCTGTTCGAATTACGCCGCCAGCCCGGGGACAACGGCGGCAGCGGACCGAGCCTGTTTCACAGAGGATCATCCAACCAAAGCTCCGATTCCAGCCTGCACAGCAAGGCCATGATCTTCGACCGACAAAAAACCTTCATCGGCTCATTCAATTTCGACCCGCGCTCGGTGCTCTGGAACACCGAAGTCGGGGTGCTGGTGGACAACCCGGAACTTGCCGAGCGTGTGCGCGAACTGGCGCTGGAGGGTATGGCCCCGGCCCTCAGCTATCACGCGCGACTGGAAAAGGGTCAGATAGTCTGGATCACCGAAGACGACGGTAAGCAGCACACATTGACCAAGGAACCGGGGAGCTGGTGGCGGCATTTCAATTCGTGGTTCAGCAGTACGATTGGCCTGGAGAAAATGCTGTAG
- a CDS encoding MFS transporter, with product MRWATYFAVLASVLSVGLALGVSMPLVSLRLEGWGYGSFAIGVMAAMPAIGVLLGAKISSHLAARLGTANLMRLCLWAGAVSIGLLALWPSYPIWLVLRLMIGVILTLVFILGESWINQLVVEQWRGRLVALYGSSYALSQLAGPLLLGALGTEHDYGFWVGVGLLMTSPFLLLGRSGAPTSEACSVTLNDLLNFCRGLPAIAWAVSLFAAFEAMILTLLPVYCLRQGFTTEIALAMVSTVVVGDALLQLPIGALADRLSRRTLFTGCAMLLLLSSLAIPLLIDTLLIWPLWVLFGASAGGLFTLSLILIGERYRDDALVRANAHIAQLWGIGCLIGPLAAGAGSQWVSGHALPLLMAAGALGLVILVSRQGAFGVVAEPA from the coding sequence ATGCGTTGGGCGACTTATTTCGCCGTCTTGGCGTCTGTCTTGAGTGTCGGCCTGGCCCTGGGCGTCAGCATGCCGTTAGTGTCGCTGCGCCTGGAAGGCTGGGGTTACGGCTCGTTCGCGATTGGCGTGATGGCGGCGATGCCGGCCATTGGCGTGTTGCTGGGGGCGAAGATCTCCAGCCATCTCGCGGCCCGTCTTGGCACGGCCAATCTGATGCGCCTGTGCCTGTGGGCCGGGGCGGTGTCCATCGGCTTGCTAGCGCTATGGCCGAGCTACCCGATCTGGCTGGTGCTGCGGTTGATGATCGGGGTGATCCTGACACTCGTCTTCATCCTTGGTGAAAGCTGGATCAACCAACTGGTGGTCGAGCAATGGCGCGGCCGATTGGTAGCGCTGTATGGCAGCAGTTATGCGCTGAGTCAGCTGGCCGGGCCGCTACTGTTGGGGGCGTTGGGCACCGAGCACGATTACGGTTTCTGGGTGGGCGTCGGTTTGCTGATGACGTCACCGTTCCTGCTGCTGGGCCGTAGCGGAGCGCCCACCAGTGAGGCCTGCAGCGTGACCCTCAACGATTTGCTGAACTTCTGCCGCGGCCTGCCGGCAATTGCCTGGGCGGTGTCGCTGTTTGCTGCGTTCGAAGCGATGATCCTGACCTTGTTGCCGGTCTACTGCCTGCGTCAGGGCTTCACCACGGAAATCGCCCTGGCGATGGTCAGTACGGTGGTGGTGGGGGATGCCTTGCTGCAATTGCCGATTGGTGCGCTGGCTGATCGCTTGTCGCGGCGTACATTGTTTACCGGCTGCGCGATGCTCTTGCTGCTGTCGAGCCTGGCGATTCCATTGCTGATCGATACGTTGCTGATCTGGCCGCTGTGGGTGTTGTTTGGCGCCAGCGCCGGCGGTCTGTTCACCTTGTCGCTGATCCTGATCGGTGAGCGTTACCGCGACGATGCGCTGGTGCGGGCCAATGCCCATATCGCGCAGCTGTGGGGGATCGGTTGCCTGATCGGGCCGTTGGCGGCCGGTGCCGGGAGCCAGTGGGTCAGCGGGCATGCCTTGCCGTTGCTGATGGCGGCGGGCGCGTTGGGGTTGGTGATTCTGGTATCGCGGCAAGGGGCGTTTGGAGTGGTTGCCGAGCCGGCCTGA
- a CDS encoding aldehyde dehydrogenase, which translates to MTTLTRADWEQRARDLKIEGRAYINGEYTDAVSGETFECISPVDGRLLGKIASCDAADAQRAVENARATFNSGAWSRLAPTKRKATMIRFAGLLKQHAEELALLETLDMGKPISDSLYIDVPGAAQALSWSGEAIDKLYDEVAATPHDQLGLVTREPVGVVGAIVPWNFPLMMACWKLGPALSTGNSVILKPSEKSPLTAIRIAALAVEAGIPKGVLNVLPGYGHTVGKALALHNDVDTLVFTGSTKIAKQLLIYSGESNMKRVWLEAGGKSPNIVFADAPDLQAAAESAASAIAFNQGEVCTAGSRLLVERSIKDKFLPLVIEALKAWKPGNPLDPATNVGALVDTQQMNTVLSYIESGHSDGAKLVAGGKRILQETGGTYVEPTIFDGVSNAMKIAQEEIFGPVLSVITFDTAEEAVAIANDTPYGLAAAVWTTDISKAHLTAKALRAGSVWVNQYDGGDMTAPFGGFKQSGNGRDKSLHAFDKYTELKATWIKL; encoded by the coding sequence ATGACCACCCTGACTCGTGCCGACTGGGAACAACGGGCTCGCGATCTGAAGATCGAAGGCCGTGCCTACATCAATGGCGAATACACCGATGCAGTCTCCGGTGAAACGTTCGAGTGCATCAGCCCTGTCGATGGCCGTCTGCTGGGCAAGATTGCCAGCTGTGACGCCGCCGACGCCCAGCGCGCCGTGGAAAACGCTCGCGCCACGTTCAATTCCGGCGCCTGGTCGCGCCTGGCGCCGACCAAGCGCAAAGCCACCATGATTCGTTTTGCCGGCCTGCTGAAACAGCACGCCGAAGAGCTGGCCCTGCTCGAAACCCTGGACATGGGCAAGCCGATCAGCGATTCCCTGTACATCGACGTTCCTGGCGCGGCGCAAGCCCTGAGCTGGAGTGGTGAGGCCATCGACAAGCTCTACGACGAAGTCGCCGCCACCCCGCACGATCAGTTGGGGCTGGTGACTCGCGAGCCGGTCGGTGTGGTCGGTGCGATCGTGCCGTGGAACTTCCCGTTGATGATGGCCTGCTGGAAACTCGGCCCGGCGCTGTCCACCGGTAACTCAGTGATCCTCAAGCCTTCGGAAAAATCGCCGCTGACTGCTATTCGTATTGCAGCGCTGGCAGTTGAAGCCGGCATCCCGAAAGGTGTGCTGAACGTGCTGCCGGGTTACGGTCATACCGTCGGCAAGGCCCTGGCCTTGCACAATGATGTCGACACCTTGGTGTTCACCGGTTCGACCAAGATCGCCAAGCAACTGCTGATCTACTCCGGCGAATCGAACATGAAGCGTGTCTGGCTCGAAGCCGGTGGCAAGAGCCCGAACATCGTGTTCGCCGATGCGCCGGACCTGCAAGCCGCCGCCGAATCGGCTGCCAGCGCTATTGCCTTCAACCAGGGCGAAGTCTGCACCGCCGGTTCGCGCTTGCTGGTCGAGCGTTCGATCAAAGACAAATTCCTGCCGCTGGTAATCGAAGCCCTCAAGGCCTGGAAGCCAGGCAATCCGCTGGACCCGGCGACCAACGTCGGTGCGCTGGTGGATACCCAGCAGATGAACACCGTGCTGTCCTACATCGAATCCGGTCACTCCGATGGCGCCAAACTGGTGGCTGGTGGCAAGCGTATTCTTCAGGAAACCGGGGGCACCTACGTCGAGCCGACGATTTTCGACGGTGTCAGCAACGCGATGAAAATTGCCCAGGAAGAAATCTTTGGCCCGGTGTTGTCGGTGATCACTTTCGATACCGCCGAAGAAGCCGTTGCGATTGCCAACGACACCCCTTACGGCCTCGCGGCGGCAGTATGGACCACGGACATCTCGAAGGCCCACCTCACCGCCAAGGCATTGCGTGCGGGTAGCGTTTGGGTCAACCAGTACGATGGCGGCGACATGACCGCGCCGTTCGGTGGCTTCAAACAGTCCGGCAACGGTCGCGACAAGTCATTGCACGCGTTCGACAAGTACACGGAGCTGAAGGCGACCTGGATCAAGTTGTAA
- a CDS encoding cupin domain-containing protein, translating to MSIQDIVDFSQATTQPDRYRPDPAKVLKGDPEQTVYNHYNSPCGQMSAGVWEGEVGQWRVNYTEHEYCEIVQGVSVLRDDNGGAKTLRVGDRFVIPAGFKGTWEVLEPCRKIYVVFEQKA from the coding sequence ATGAGCATTCAGGATATCGTCGATTTCAGTCAGGCCACCACCCAGCCCGATCGCTATCGGCCAGACCCGGCCAAAGTCCTCAAGGGCGACCCCGAACAAACGGTGTACAACCACTACAACAGCCCGTGCGGCCAGATGAGTGCAGGTGTCTGGGAAGGCGAAGTCGGTCAGTGGCGGGTGAACTACACCGAACACGAATACTGCGAAATCGTTCAGGGGGTGTCAGTGCTTCGCGATGACAACGGCGGCGCCAAGACCCTGCGCGTGGGCGATCGCTTCGTGATTCCGGCCGGTTTCAAAGGCACCTGGGAAGTGCTGGAGCCGTGCCGCAAGATTTATGTGGTGTTTGAACAGAAGGCTTGA
- the rpmG gene encoding 50S ribosomal protein L33 → MRELIRLISSAGTGHFYTTDKNKRTTPDKIEIKKYDPVVRKHVIYKEGKIK, encoded by the coding sequence ATGCGTGAATTGATTCGTTTGATTTCGAGCGCCGGTACTGGTCACTTCTACACTACCGACAAGAACAAGCGCACTACTCCGGACAAAATCGAGATCAAGAAATATGATCCGGTTGTTCGTAAGCACGTGATCTACAAAGAAGGCAAAATCAAGTAA
- the rpmB gene encoding 50S ribosomal protein L28, producing MSRVCQVTGKGPVTGNNISHANNKTRRRFLPNLQHHRFWVESEKRFVRLRVSAKGMRIIDKRGIDVVLAEIRRDGKI from the coding sequence ATGTCGAGAGTCTGTCAAGTTACCGGTAAGGGTCCGGTGACTGGGAATAACATTTCCCACGCAAACAACAAAACCCGTCGTCGTTTCCTGCCGAACCTGCAGCATCACCGCTTCTGGGTTGAGTCCGAGAAACGTTTTGTGCGTCTGCGCGTATCTGCCAAAGGCATGCGTATCATCGACAAGCGTGGCATTGATGTCGTGCTGGCCGAAATCCGTCGCGATGGCAAGATCTAA
- a CDS encoding ABC transporter substrate-binding protein has protein sequence MRLAALPLLLAPLLLSPLAHAAALSVCTEASPEGFDVVQYNSLTTTNASADVLMNRLVDFDTASGKVVASLADSWDVTPDGLTYVFKLHPQVKFHRTEYFSPTRDLTAEDVKFSFDRMLDPANPWHKIAQSGFPHAQSMQLPTLIKKIDALDPLTIRFTLDHPDSTFLPTLTMGFASIYSAEYAEQLMKAGTPEKLNSQPIGSGPFIFTRFQKDASIRYKANRDYFQGKPSVDPLIFAITPDANVRLQKLRRNECQIALSPKPLDVQAAKQEPTLKVEKTDAFMTAFVGINSQHPPLDKPEVRQAINLAFDKANYLKAVFEDTAEPANGPYPPNTWSYAKNLPGYPHDVEKARALMAKAGLKNGFQTTIWTRPSGSLLNPNPSLGAQLLQSDLAEIGIQAEIRVIEWGELIRRAKAGEHDLLFMGWAGDNGDPDNFLTPQFSCAAIKAGTNFARYCNQDLDKLISAGKTTGEQGVRTKLYEQAQAQIQQQALWLPLAHPTAFALTRKDVEGYRVSPFGRQDYSKVNFK, from the coding sequence ATGCGCCTCGCTGCCCTACCACTGTTGCTCGCCCCGCTTCTGCTGAGCCCCCTGGCCCATGCCGCCGCCCTGAGCGTCTGCACCGAGGCCAGTCCGGAAGGGTTCGACGTGGTGCAATACAACTCGTTGACCACCACCAACGCCTCGGCCGACGTGCTGATGAACCGCCTGGTGGACTTCGACACGGCCAGCGGCAAAGTGGTCGCCAGCCTCGCGGACAGCTGGGACGTCACGCCCGACGGCCTGACCTACGTCTTCAAGTTGCATCCGCAGGTGAAATTTCACCGCACCGAGTATTTCAGCCCGACGCGCGACCTGACCGCCGAAGACGTGAAATTCAGTTTCGACCGCATGCTCGATCCGGCAAACCCGTGGCACAAAATCGCCCAGAGCGGCTTCCCGCACGCTCAGTCGATGCAGTTACCGACACTGATCAAAAAGATCGACGCCTTGGACCCGCTCACCATCCGCTTCACCCTCGATCACCCGGACTCGACGTTCCTGCCGACCCTGACCATGGGCTTCGCCTCGATCTATTCGGCCGAGTACGCCGAGCAACTGATGAAGGCCGGCACTCCGGAGAAGCTCAACAGCCAGCCGATCGGTAGCGGCCCGTTCATCTTCACGCGTTTCCAGAAAGATGCCTCGATTCGCTATAAGGCCAACCGCGACTACTTCCAGGGCAAGCCATCGGTGGACCCGTTGATCTTCGCGATCACCCCGGACGCCAACGTGCGCTTGCAGAAATTGCGCCGCAACGAGTGTCAGATCGCCCTGTCGCCGAAACCGCTGGACGTGCAGGCTGCGAAGCAGGAGCCGACCCTGAAGGTGGAAAAGACTGACGCCTTCATGACCGCATTCGTCGGCATCAATAGCCAACATCCGCCGCTGGACAAGCCGGAAGTGCGCCAGGCAATCAACCTGGCGTTCGACAAGGCCAACTACCTCAAGGCCGTATTCGAAGACACCGCCGAACCTGCCAATGGGCCCTACCCACCCAACACCTGGAGCTATGCCAAAAACTTGCCGGGCTACCCGCATGATGTCGAGAAAGCCCGGGCATTGATGGCCAAGGCCGGGCTCAAGAACGGTTTTCAGACCACCATCTGGACCCGTCCTTCCGGCAGCCTGCTGAACCCCAACCCGAGCCTCGGTGCGCAATTGCTTCAGTCCGACCTGGCGGAAATCGGCATTCAAGCAGAGATCCGCGTGATCGAATGGGGCGAACTGATTCGCCGCGCCAAGGCCGGCGAGCATGACCTGCTGTTCATGGGCTGGGCCGGCGACAACGGTGACCCGGACAACTTCCTCACGCCGCAGTTTTCCTGTGCGGCGATCAAAGCCGGCACCAACTTCGCCCGTTACTGCAACCAGGATCTGGACAAGCTGATCAGCGCCGGCAAGACCACTGGCGAGCAAGGTGTACGCACCAAGCTCTACGAACAGGCCCAGGCGCAAATACAGCAACAGGCATTGTGGCTGCCACTGGCCCACCCCACGGCCTTCGCCCTGACGCGCAAAGACGTCGAGGGTTATCGGGTCAGCCCGTTTGGCCGGCAGGATTACTCCAAGGTCAACTTCAAGTAA
- the radC gene encoding RadC family protein — protein sequence MSIRDWPAAERPRERLLELGSASLSDAELLAIFLRTGVSGKSAVDLARHLLSQFGSLRLLLEADQTAFSRQLGLGPAKFAQLQAAQEMGRRHLAERVRQKSALENPQAVRDYLKSMLRHEPHEVFGCLFLDSKHQVLTFEVLFRGSIDSTSVYPRQVVKRALAHNAAALILCHNHPSGNSNPSQADRMLTKRLQEALDLIDVRVLDHFIVGDGDPLSMAEYGWM from the coding sequence ATGAGCATTCGCGATTGGCCAGCGGCGGAGCGACCGCGGGAGAGGTTACTTGAGTTGGGTTCGGCGAGTCTTTCGGACGCCGAGTTGCTAGCGATTTTTTTACGCACCGGTGTATCGGGTAAAAGTGCAGTAGATCTGGCACGGCATCTGTTGAGTCAGTTTGGCAGCCTGCGTTTACTGCTCGAAGCCGATCAAACTGCATTCAGCAGGCAATTGGGGCTCGGGCCGGCGAAATTCGCTCAGTTGCAAGCGGCACAGGAAATGGGCAGGCGGCATTTAGCCGAACGTGTGCGCCAGAAATCGGCACTGGAAAATCCGCAGGCGGTTCGTGATTACCTGAAGTCGATGCTGCGCCATGAGCCTCACGAGGTATTCGGCTGTCTGTTTCTGGATTCAAAACATCAAGTGCTGACCTTTGAAGTGCTGTTTCGCGGCTCCATCGACAGTACCAGTGTCTATCCAAGACAAGTGGTTAAACGCGCTTTGGCCCACAACGCCGCAGCGTTGATCCTCTGCCACAACCATCCGTCGGGTAACTCCAATCCCAGTCAAGCCGACCGGATGCTGACCAAGCGCCTGCAAGAAGCGCTGGACCTGATTGATGTGCGGGTGCTCGACCATTTCATCGTCGGTGATGGCGATCCGTTGTCCATGGCCGAGTACGGGTGGATGTGA
- the coaBC gene encoding bifunctional phosphopantothenoylcysteine decarboxylase/phosphopantothenate--cysteine ligase CoaBC: MQRLYRKRIVLGVGGGIAAYKSAELVRRLIDQGAEVRVVMTRGGSEFITPLTMQALSGHPVHLDLLDPAAEAAMGHIELAKWADLVLIAPATADLIARLAQGIANDLLTTLVLATDAVVAVAPAMNQAMWRDPATQANLQTLASRDFKVFGPASGSQACGDVGMGRMLEATDLAQCAADCFQRQALTGKHVLITAGPTQENIDPVRYITNHSSGKMGFALAEAAVEAGARVTLITGPVHLPTPDRVTRIDVVSARDMLAACEAAIPCDLFIASAAVADYRPEVVAPQKLKKDPTSGDGLLLQMVRNPDILATIATRPDRPFSVGFAAETEHLLDYAARKLKDKNLDLIVANDVANPSIGFNSEENACSVIDRELHATIFAQTSKGKIARQLITFIAERLNQV; the protein is encoded by the coding sequence ATGCAGCGGCTGTATCGGAAACGCATCGTTCTGGGCGTCGGCGGCGGCATTGCTGCCTACAAGAGCGCCGAGCTGGTTCGCCGCCTGATCGACCAGGGCGCCGAAGTGCGCGTGGTCATGACCCGTGGCGGCAGCGAATTCATTACCCCGCTGACCATGCAGGCCCTGTCCGGGCACCCGGTCCACCTGGACCTGCTGGACCCGGCGGCCGAAGCCGCCATGGGTCACATCGAACTGGCCAAATGGGCCGACCTGGTATTGATCGCCCCCGCCACTGCGGACCTGATCGCTCGCCTGGCCCAAGGCATTGCCAACGACCTGCTGACCACGCTGGTGCTGGCCACCGACGCGGTAGTCGCCGTGGCGCCGGCGATGAATCAAGCCATGTGGCGCGACCCGGCGACCCAGGCCAACCTGCAAACCCTCGCAAGCCGCGACTTCAAAGTCTTCGGCCCGGCCTCCGGCAGCCAGGCCTGCGGCGACGTCGGCATGGGCCGCATGCTCGAAGCCACCGACCTCGCCCAGTGCGCGGCAGACTGCTTCCAGCGCCAGGCGCTGACCGGCAAACACGTGCTGATCACCGCCGGCCCGACCCAGGAAAACATCGACCCGGTGCGCTACATCACCAACCACAGCTCCGGCAAAATGGGCTTTGCCCTGGCCGAAGCCGCGGTAGAAGCCGGCGCCCGCGTGACCCTGATCACCGGCCCGGTGCACCTGCCGACTCCGGATCGCGTCACGCGCATCGACGTGGTCAGCGCCCGGGACATGCTCGCCGCTTGTGAAGCCGCGATTCCTTGCGACCTGTTCATCGCCTCGGCAGCGGTCGCGGACTACCGTCCGGAAGTCGTGGCCCCACAGAAACTCAAGAAAGACCCTACAAGCGGCGACGGCTTGTTGCTACAGATGGTACGCAACCCAGACATTCTGGCCACCATCGCCACCCGTCCCGACCGTCCGTTCAGTGTCGGCTTTGCCGCCGAAACCGAACACCTGCTCGACTACGCTGCCCGCAAGTTGAAAGACAAGAACCTCGACCTGATCGTCGCCAACGACGTCGCCAACCCGAGTATTGGCTTCAACAGCGAAGAAAACGCCTGCAGCGTGATCGACCGTGAGCTGCACGCCACTATTTTTGCCCAGACCAGCAAAGGCAAGATTGCCCGCCAGCTGATCACTTTTATCGCCGAACGTCTGAACCAGGTTTAA
- the dut gene encoding dUTP diphosphatase: MHALQAKILDPRIGSEFPLPQYATPGSAGLDLRAMLEKDTVIKPGETLLIPTGLSVYIGDPGLAALILPRSGLGHKHGIVLGNLVGLIDSDYQGPLMVSCWNRGQTDFNMVVGERLAQLVLVPVVQAHFEMVEEFVETQRGTGGFGHSGSH, from the coding sequence ATGCACGCTTTGCAAGCCAAGATCCTCGACCCACGCATCGGCAGCGAATTTCCGCTGCCGCAGTACGCCACGCCAGGCTCCGCCGGCCTCGACCTGCGCGCCATGCTGGAAAAAGACACTGTCATCAAGCCGGGCGAGACCCTGCTGATCCCTACCGGCCTGTCGGTATATATCGGCGATCCGGGCCTGGCGGCCTTGATTCTGCCGCGCTCCGGCCTGGGCCATAAGCACGGCATCGTGCTGGGCAACCTGGTCGGCCTGATCGACTCCGATTACCAGGGCCCGCTGATGGTGTCGTGCTGGAACCGTGGCCAGACCGATTTCAACATGGTCGTTGGCGAACGCCTCGCACAACTTGTTCTGGTACCAGTGGTTCAAGCGCACTTCGAAATGGTCGAAGAGTTTGTCGAAACCCAGCGCGGCACCGGCGGCTTCGGACATTCCGGCAGCCACTGA
- the argB gene encoding acetylglutamate kinase: MTLEREAAANTAKVLSEALPYIRRYVGKTLVIKYGGNAMESEELKTGFARDIVLMKAVGINPVVVHGGGPQIGDLLKRLSIESHFVDGMRVTDAATMDVVEMVLGGQVNKDIVNLINRHGGSAIGLTGKDAELIRAKKLTVTRQTPEMTQPEIIDIGHVGEVVGINTDLLNLLVKGDFIPVIAPIGVGANGESYNINADLVAGKVAEALKAEKLMLLTNIAGLMDKSGKVLTGLSTQQVDDLIADGTIYGGMLPKIRCALEAVQGGVGSSLIIDGRVPNAILLEIFTDTGVGTLISNRKRP, translated from the coding sequence ATGACCCTCGAACGCGAAGCCGCCGCCAACACCGCCAAGGTCCTGTCCGAAGCGCTGCCTTACATTCGCCGCTATGTCGGCAAGACGCTGGTGATCAAATACGGCGGCAACGCGATGGAAAGCGAGGAGCTGAAAACCGGCTTCGCCCGCGACATCGTGCTGATGAAAGCCGTGGGCATCAACCCGGTGGTGGTTCACGGCGGCGGCCCGCAAATCGGCGACCTGCTCAAGCGACTGTCGATCGAGAGCCACTTTGTCGATGGCATGCGCGTCACCGACGCCGCGACCATGGACGTGGTGGAAATGGTCCTCGGCGGCCAGGTCAACAAGGACATCGTCAACCTGATCAACCGTCACGGCGGCAGCGCCATCGGCCTGACCGGTAAAGACGCCGAGCTGATTCGCGCGAAGAAGCTCACCGTCACCCGCCAGACCCCTGAGATGACCCAGCCGGAAATCATCGACATCGGCCACGTCGGCGAAGTGGTCGGGATCAACACCGACCTGCTGAACCTGCTGGTCAAAGGCGATTTCATTCCGGTGATCGCGCCGATCGGCGTCGGTGCCAACGGCGAGTCGTACAACATCAACGCCGATCTGGTGGCCGGTAAAGTGGCCGAGGCTCTGAAAGCTGAGAAGCTGATGCTGCTGACCAACATTGCCGGCCTGATGGACAAGAGCGGCAAGGTCCTGACCGGCCTGAGCACCCAGCAAGTCGACGACCTGATCGCCGACGGCACCATCTACGGCGGCATGCTGCCGAAGATCCGTTGCGCGCTGGAAGCGGTACAGGGTGGCGTGGGCAGCTCGCTGATCATTGATGGTCGGGTGCCAAATGCAATTCTGCTGGAAATCTTCACCGACACCGGTGTGGGTACGCTGATCAGCAATCGCAAGCGTCCCTGA
- the pyrE gene encoding orotate phosphoribosyltransferase, whose product MQAYQRDFIRFAIDRGVLRFGEFTLKSGRTSPYFFNAGLFNSGKALAQLGRFYAAAIVESGISFDVLFGPAYKGIPLAAATAVALAEHHDRDLPWCFNRKEAKAHGEGGSLVGAPLTGDVLIIDDVITAGTAIREVMQIIASQDGAKAAGVLIALNRQERGNGELSAIQEVERDFGIPVISIVSLNQVLEFLADDPQLKQHLPAVEAYRAQFGV is encoded by the coding sequence ATGCAAGCGTATCAACGCGATTTCATTCGTTTTGCCATCGATCGCGGCGTTTTGCGCTTCGGTGAGTTCACCCTGAAGTCCGGGCGCACCAGTCCATACTTCTTCAATGCCGGCCTGTTCAACTCAGGGAAGGCCCTGGCACAGCTGGGCCGTTTCTATGCGGCAGCCATCGTCGAGAGCGGTATTTCCTTCGACGTACTGTTCGGCCCGGCCTACAAAGGCATCCCGTTGGCGGCAGCCACCGCCGTGGCACTGGCCGAACATCACGACCGTGACCTGCCATGGTGCTTCAATCGCAAGGAAGCCAAGGCCCACGGCGAAGGTGGCAGCCTGGTTGGCGCGCCATTGACTGGCGACGTGCTGATCATCGACGACGTGATCACCGCGGGCACCGCCATCCGCGAAGTGATGCAGATCATCGCTTCCCAGGACGGCGCCAAAGCTGCCGGTGTGCTGATCGCCCTGAACCGTCAGGAGCGTGGCAATGGTGAGTTGTCGGCCATCCAGGAAGTGGAACGTGACTTCGGCATTCCGGTGATCAGCATCGTTTCGCTGAACCAGGTGCTGGAGTTCCTGGCTGACGATCCGCAGCTCAAGCAACATTTGCCTGCGGTTGAAGCCTACCGCGCCCAGTTCGGCGTGTAA